TTACGAGACGGTTTGTTGTGAATAGGAGCGCTCACTGTGCCCATTGGGACAGCGCTGCAGCGGCTAATGGCCCGTCGGCCCCTGTTGCGTTCTGACGCAGGGTCCTAAAGCCGGTCCGCGCGCGTTTCTCTCTGCGTCATTAGTTAGTTTCTTTCAGACAAAAGTTCCATTTTTCAACTGGTGTTCGAACCGTGCTGAGCTCTGCTGAATGTCACATGTGGTTGTTGTGTACAGACCGAGCTGCTGTGGTTCAGTAATGCTGCCTGCATAGTGCATACAGACCATGGTTTCATCACGTGGATGCTCTGTTTGAATAGTGGACTTTAGGCATACTGTCACTGCAAGTTCAATTCAATgcagtttatttcatatagcccaatatcacaaatttgcctcagagggctttacaatctgtacatttaCGAcacccctgtcccaggacctcacttcggatcaggaaaaactcaacaaaaaacattttcacaaggggaaaaaggggaagaaaccttcatgagagcagaggatccctctccccggatggaagaatacatgtcatgtgtacagaatgaacagcgttacaacaCATCCAATGAATATAACAGAAATGTATTCataattagtagtaggcatggaccatgatccagacctccacaatccataaATCAGAAGGTTGGGGAGGAGAcgtatcagcagggccatggcaggaggccggcccaccagacaAGAGGCATCAGAAACAGGTCAAacagaccctatgagacatgaagtcacaaagactcctgaGTGTGCTAGTGAGTTCACTTTACTGCCATTACAACAAACATGACAGTGAAACCATGATCTAAATAGAGTGATGCAGAGACCGTGAGGCCAAACTGGTCTGCTGTGGGTTTCAATGCACTCTGAACTTTGGATTCTGATGCATTCGTTTCAAACTGAACCAAACCCAACTGTGACACAACAGAAGGCGTTGAAGCCCCCCAGGCTGAAGCCCCCACAGGCTTTTACAGGATGTCACCACCACAGACTGTAAAAGCATGAGCTAGCCACCGTGTCAATCAGTAGCTTCACTCACACTGATCTTTCTCAGTGACAGGATCTAACTAGTCACTTtcaatgctgattggctgtGGTGACAGGCGGACTTGATGTCTTCAAATTGAGACAACTGTACATGTCCAGGAGTCTTTACCAGATAGGTTCATGCCTCCTGAGGAATACGAAGAGGCATTTGTTTGACACCAATACACAAAAGTCGATGGCCACTGTCCCTTTTCAATCAGATTAAATGGAAGGCTGAGCTGGCTGTTTAGCTTTGATATTTCATCAGTCACACCACAGAGCACTCACAGCCTTTCATCAATTGGTCGTTTATTCAAAACATTCCTATTTACAGAGTTTACAATGATACAATAGTATGACGGAGAAGCCCCTTCAAGTTTCCCCAGGTCCAACATCTGTCATCCTGCTTCCACATGGTTTGTCTCACAGTGGCAAAGGGGCTTGCTATCGGATTTAACCTTTCCACCCTTCCTGAGGTTCAGCTGTTCTCTGCAGGTTAGGGTTTCTGTGCACCAGAAAGTCCCTTCAGTCCTTATTGGCGGtgtcatcctcctctttgtCCCAGTCTTTCATGGTGGCCCCCATCATGAAGTCATCAGAGAGGACCTTCCATGAAGActggtcctctgctgcagccgcctacacacacacacacacacacacacacacacacacacacacacacacacacacacacacacacacacacacacacacacacacacacacacacacacacacacacacacacacacacacacacacacacactttagggTTCACAGTATTTAGGGTTCACAGTGTTTAGGGTTCACAGTGTTTAGGGTTCAGCACTGCTCATGTCTTCATGGGATTCATGAGAGAACAGTGACACCATGAGGTGACACAGGGAACTGCAgcgctttttgttttttctctgacTGGTTCGGTGTACAACATGAACGATAACAAAGAGCAGTGACACAtccatctcttcatcctctGCCGCAGCTGTGAAACGTGCCCAACATTTGGCCTAAAATGCTATGCCTTTCAGTCCTAGAACACTGATGGATACATGGCGTACTCCTTCTGTAGAGAAGGAAGACGTTATTGAACTTACAGCGGTGTCTTCAGTCTTGCTGCTGGCTCCGCTGCCTCCCTCCGTCCTTCTCAGCACATCGATGAAGTCTTTCTTAGAGACGGATGAAAGAAACTTGGCCTTCTTCCTCTCCGAGCCACCAACTTCCTTCAACTTGATATCGATGGTTTTCTGGTGCTTCCGTACAGCGTTGAACAGCTGCACCACCCCTCTGAACAGAAACACGCACTGGGATCAGGGTTGAAACTCATTGTTGAGAATGTTAAACAAAGCCACACAGAAACAAGTAAACACCTGGTAGCAattctctgcagagcctttTCAGTTTCGCGGTCCTTCACCACATCAGGTTTCTCTCTGGCCATCATCTCCCACACTCGCTTCTTGTCTACCTGATGCACACATGAAAAAAAGTTTCATGCTGGACATCTCGCAAAAAAAACACTGGTCTGCAACCACTTTTGCAGCATTTCTACATAGAGCttgtaatacacacacatatatatatatatatagcttttgGAGCACTGTGTAGCGTACGATATCTCCACATGTTAAAGTTCAATTCTTTCCCCACAATTGTACCATACGGCTAAATTCAGCGGGCAaagattttgggctatacagaataatttgaattgaaattgagCTGCTGCCCAGATGCCAACAAATAGAAAGACAAAACGGAAATGGGGGCGCTAGGGCTTGGTTCTggcttgacttttttttttttacacgtcGTCAGGGTAACAAACATTCTCACTTTATAGCTGAACAGTTCACTTCAATGTATATCTGAATACATTTGAGAAATAGGCCATGCAATAGCAGAAGATCAATTAATTGTTGATCCGCGCTGCCTGTTGGATCAGTTTGCATAAAGTTTAAGTCGGGTTGTAGTTATGCAAATGTAGTTATGGTAAATAGTCAGTGAACCGGCCGTGTCACAACCACAATGCATTGTTTATGCCTAGTGCATAACTAGTTTCCCTTATTACAGTTGTTACATTTGCCGGGAAATGATTTGGAAGTGTTATACTATCAATAAAGCCTAATTAGTTGTAGATGGGATACACAGACAAGATGAGCCAATAAACAATCTAACTCCTCACTGTCCCCATTACCTGTTTCtttctctccagctgctcctttttctctttctccttcatcTTGTCCAGCTCCTTGTTCTTCACAAGGATGCTGGTTCTGCTCTCGGGGGTTTTCTTTCCCAGGATCTTGGCCATGGCGTCAGCCCACCCAGCATTTGCATTACTGGCATCTCCCTCCAcagcctcctcctcagcctcctcccCATCACTCCCTCCTTCACTATCTCCGTCACTGTCTCCTTCGTCATTTGCTTCATCGCCTGAGCTTTCCTCGGCGCTCCCCCCTTCAGAAACGCTCTGGTCATCGTCGTCCCCACACTCAGGATGTGCATCGACTCCTGAGTCACAAAAAAACCGAATGCAAATGTATACGGCTGCTGCAACCCGCCCGAGTAACTTACATTACTCATGGTTCACCACAGTTATGAGATTAGGAATAGGTGAAAAACAACACTCTGGAAAAACAAATTTGGACAATATTCATTTAGAGAATTTGATCGCATTAGGAAACCCGTCGTCTAAATGATTCTGTGGATAATCTGCTTTTGAATGACACTTTTATATCTTTTATCTTGCCATCAACTCTGAGAAATGTCCCCAAATGCTGTCAACTGAtctattttgtttctttgtttgctGCTTGGTGGAACATTTACAGCAGTGTCACTATGGAGCTTTGATGAAAAAGTGTATGAGGAGTGACAGTGACAGCAGATTggtgtaaaagaaaaagagtcgTTAAGTGTTGTTATGTGGAGCTCAGCTATGGGGAGCTGGTTTCTAATGCAGTGAGGCAGCAGCGTTGCATAAAGTTAATAAGAACCTCTCTGTTGAACACAGAGAGTGCCGTGAGGAGAACTCCGAAATTGATTTTGGATTATTGATATTCTAAATATTGAATATACAGTTTATGGCTGTGAACAACATCCCTGGACTGCTATTGTTCCTGTCCACCAATATCTGCCGTCTCTGCCACATTACTAACATGTATGTTACTGCAGAGAGTTTTTGTTGTCATGTATTCTTTCTAATTTCTTTGTGCTGAAAAACGCGCCACTCTGTGAATCTCTCACTAACTGCTCAGCGTGCTCAAAGTGATGGTTGCGAGTTCACGTAGAAACCCAAGAGGTACTGTGGGTAAGTTCAACTCGCTTCTAAGTGCAGGTTAGTCAACAATAGGTCCTGAAAGACTACTTCCACGAGAAGCACCGGCGAACGCATTTCGTATCTGGACTACATTCAACATATAAGGCGACGGAGTTTCCCTGGCTTTAACTAACCTGACAGGTTAATGCTCACCGTACAGTGCTGCACTTCTTTAGAGCCCTCCAGCTTTCGTTGCGTCAAAACTGGGTAACGTGGGCTGAACAGCAACATGGCTATTGCTAAGCTAGCTACGGAGCACATCGTCTACTACCAAATGAAGTTACGTTATCTAGCGAGGAAACGTATCTGGGACATTACACATAAGTTTGCAACACGTGTGTCGTGTTTTAGACAGTggattttgtattaaaaaactCACCAGGAGACTGCACATGTGTTTTCACCAGAGCTGCCATCATGGAGTTACACTTAAACCTCTCCGTAGAGTCCCGACTACGATGAGGTTCCGTCCCTACTTCTTCTTTGGTAAAATGGTGGGTCGTGGTAACCAGCGTAAGGGCATTACCGCCGCCTACTGCGTTGGAGTGCGAACCAGAGTTATCTTAAAAACTGACGTCTGCTTGAGCGTGAGAGACTGTGAGAGGCTTAAAATGGTGTAAATACGAAAAAACAATGtatacaagtgttgttttttgtttcaactTTGTACTCCCAGATTTGGACGTCTTCCAGCCTCTTTCATCATAAGAGGAGTAGtcattagttggaatgcttcagcagtccaactattgttcttcacttctttaattagttggaatgcttcagcagtccaactattgttcttcaaatctttaagaaacttcttcttcttctatttcttccgtacaTATTTTGgaccctttctcctccttcatatATTAAGCTACAGAAActgttcaaatattaaaatattcagcTCCTTCAGCTCATGATTGCTAtcacttttcatatttctaactCTTCAACTgttcatattataaatatgttatgtttattaatttgaatgggatcacaatggagaaagtattcaactttaaaagtgaagggttatttgggagtttttcctgatccgatgtgaggttttgggacagggatgtctatgtgtacagattgtaaagcactccgagacaaatgtgtaatttgtgaaattgggctaaacaaattaactgaattgaattgaaaagcttctaagatcttcatactttcagcgaattcaatcatttattttttaaatgttgacataACCTTCAacttttactgtatatttttagatattttttatctttccacattatcaaatgattaatatttttatggaataaataatgaatgggttCCTATGGAGCAAAGCTTCAAATCAGCTTAAACTGTTTCAACTTTAAAAGATTACAATGTTGGCATATGTTTAGCTACAGACACCATtttacctttaaaatgttgagaaaatcgttagctataactttatagtTCGGTGTTTTTTTATAGCgcttatatgtatttaattgtccccgttttagttgtatgtgtttttcGGCTCCTCTTTGAatgttcaatgtgtgtgtgtggggaagtctAGAGCTGTGTCGTCATCACTGGAGGGAAAGGCTGCATCAGAatcttgaaaaaaaagatttgtatttCGTCACTACGGCCGAAATTCTCACTCTTTAGGCATTATTTTCTGGTAAAGTAGTAAGGgatcttgtgcttgtcgtagacatgtgactctggaatccaacagtttcccagatttttctagaGGAGCCTTAATGAGGGAGCAAATCCACATTTTGCCCCATAGAGCACCATTACATCTTTCCCTCCAAAAAGATTTCTCACAGACAATCATACCTGATTTCTAAATTGCTGCTAGAGACACATATCTTACCCGACAGTCCCACCATTCACACTATCTGTTCATCAAGTCATCCTTCCTCTCAAAAAATATTGCCGAAAGAAATGGAGCTATGGTTATCTGACTTTGTGAGATAGTTTAATAGGAGTTCCCTAGCTTTAACTCCATGTTAATCCTGGCCACTTTCTTCCCTTTGAAGTGATCACTATGGCAACCTTTGATGTTTGCAGCAGACAGGTGTTCTCATTAGTGCAGTTTGAAAGAACCAAagacacatccacacacgcacacacacagcgtcttACTTACATATACACATTACACATAGACGGCACCTCTTGGTGGATATTAAGAGAAGTGGATGTCATGCTAGCATGACGTTAGCTCGTCTTAGACGAAATGGCTGACTGTGTCTGTGTTCTATCTCATGGATTTTAGATCATCATGCATAtgtcaacaaacaaatgcatATTATACCTTAAATGTGATTTTCTCTGTAGACCTCCACTGCCTGACCCACACAATGAAATGCAACGTTCCAGAGCAACAACCGGTTGATAGAAGAATAACATTTTGGTCAACGTTTCCAGACAGACTGGTCAGAGATCTAGCATCATGGACGACAGTGTCAAGGTGAAGACAGAAGAGGGAACAAAACAGCTGCTTTTGTTGACCTGGGGgtatcaattcagtttatttgtatagcccaatttcacaaattacaaatttgtctcagagtgctttacaatctgtacacatagacatccctgccccaaaacctcacatcggaccaggaaaaactcccaaataacccttcaggggaaaaaaaaaagggaagaaaccttgaggagagcaacagaggaggatccctctccaggatggacagatgcaatagatgtaatgtgtacagaaggacagatcaTCTTATCATGGATCAGATGACAGTAACTAATAGTTACTGTAAACGTTGAGTCTGTGGGCGGAGTTCAGGGCTCAAGGATCctgcaacatttatttaaacgaCTCAGTTCCAGACATTACAGATGGAAATAAAAAGAGCcgtgaaataaaagaaatacaattctgctgggaaaaaaaggtgaaataataaataaaatcctgTGAAATAtgtccttttattattatttagtatttatttatttattgaactaTATTGACTTATTATTGAactatatttacttatttcaacatttcaacatttatttatatgcatttTATTAGTTTAGTGATTTATTTTAGAggcatatgtatttatttatttgtgtatgtatttatatataaaatatggaattaaatgacattcCATACAAACACAGCTACATACGCAGAGAGGAATCTTGATGGTATTTTGAATACCATCAGGTATACAGAAAGGACAAACCATAGTGGGTGTGTCCTGTATGGGCTGCTGTCATACAAATAGGGGGAAAGAAGCACTTCCACCCATATCCTTTGACTCACAGGGTTCTGTCGACTCACTTAGGAAACAGGTCTGGAGAGAGCCTGACAAACCTCCAGGGGAAGCGGATTTGTCGGTCTACTGCCCATCTCAGAACAACATGTCACGGACTAAACTAGGTAAATACATATCCAGTGTCATTCATATCTCTGTTAATAACTGAACTCTGCATTCTTCTGTAAACTGTGCTTAACTATTATTAGTGTACCTCTTGGGATAATACTTtgagtgcttttattttttacatgtaTAGACAGTATGAAAGTGTAAAATTACTTTTTCACACTGCCAACTAATAGTAACTAACTACCAAGAACTTCCTTCAATACTTATGGACACACAATGATTTTTATGCGTAACTTGAATACTTTCCCGATCCTTGAAAGGTACCAAGTCCCTTAACCCAGTGCAGCAGTCCCTGCTTTGTTTTGGAGTGTGAACTGATAGGAATCGTGGCAGCATGGTGTCTCTGCTGGCTAAACCTGACTAACCAGAATATGCAGTCGTGTCATGCATTACTCATGGTGACTTTACCATCTCACACATCTCATTAGAATGCTATTGAAATGGTTAACTGGCAGATTTGAATAAAGAAATAGGAATTTTGTGATTCAAATGAAACCTTTATCCAGTCATTGAAAAGTTtaacatttcataaataatCATGCAGTCCTGAAGGGCAACTGTTAAAAAGGAAATGTCCTTCACATTACTAAGAATAATTGTAAAATaggaaaaaacattaaatactaataataaataatacccCCTGCTACAAGTTATTAAAATAGCCATCGACCGTGGTAAAAGGAACCAAATAACCAAAGCTCTATCTAACTATTAACACGTCACACAAAATAACTTCCCCAATGCTGAATAGTAATAGTTTTGCTCTTGTCATATTTCAGGAGCTAGGAGCCCTTTAATGGAGGCAGCTGTGGGGTTTGCACTAGGAGCAGTGGGAGGCTGCATACTGGGAGCCACAGAGGACCCAGTGGACAAGACCCTATTACTGATGACTGCAGCCGGTCCACTGAAACCAGTGGTGGATGAAGTCAGGACAGTGGGCGCTCTGGGGCTGGGGACCCTTATTGGAGCCACAGCCCTGACCACGGCCATGACTTCAGTTGTAGTTGGCGTGATTCTGGCAGCATCGGTTGCTTCAGTGCATGTTAGTACCTCCCACACGGACTCTGTTAGATTCTGGGCATTAGCAGGACTTGCCGGGGCCTTCGGGATCACTCTCAGCGGAGCCACGCTCGGGGTCTCCATCGAATGGATTGTGAAGAATTATGGGATGGTGGGCCTTCTTTTGGCGCTGAGCATGTTCACCATGCTCAAACTGCCCCTGCACTTTGCATTTAAGCTCCTGTGGAAGCAGGGAGAGGCCTGTTGCACTCTAGGATCTAAAGACTGGGACAGtcagaggaaacacacagagatcACCGAGTTGCAGCACAGACAGAGAAAGGCTCTGCAGATGGAGCAGAGGATCCTGACACTGGAGAAGGGCGGCAGCGACAGTGGGATGGAGAACACGACCACATGGGCCACCGAGCAAAGGCAGAGGGAGGAGATAGAGAGCAGGAAAATGCAGAATGAAGAGGCAGCGATGGCGCAAAGGACGATGCAAGACTGGATCAACACAGTGGTGGTCAAATATGTGGACTTTCTGGCTTTCTCAGGGATACCAATGACAGTGGTTGCCATAGTAACATCAGGGTTTGGGGTATTTGGTTACGGAGGCCATCAGGCTGTATTGATAGCTCTTCTTGTCTTGGTTGCAGTGATAGCCTATTGGCTCCTGCAATCCTCAGACTTTAAGTTCTGGATGTTGATAGGATGCATGGGAATGCTGGCAACTTTTGTCATCGCCATGCTAACCCTACACGCGGGTCAGGTGGTCGTAACAACCGCCATGAAGATGCGTGCAGCAGGGCAGAGCCAGTCCAGAGAAAACATCAGTGCTCGAATGTACCACCAATCATCTCTTGAAGCTTTGAAAGCAACTTTCTTTGCGGCAAAATTATGCGAGTTGGGTTTGGGAGCTGCAGTGGGGGGTCCGCTGGTGAGGCGAGCAGCTGGAGAAGTGAAAGTCATAGTGGGGGCAGCTTTGGTTGCGGGGGGTTTACTGGCCGGGGTGGAGTTTTTAGCCCCAATGCTAGGAGGCGGGGGGAAAGCGGGGGCGTTGCTGGGGGTGGTGGGGGCAGCAGGGGTGTCTGTGGGTGCAGCGGCAGCTATGGCTGGAAGGTGGTCCTCATGGCCAGGGACTTTGGGAACAGTAGCAGGGTTGGTTATTGGAGCATTAGTGATGGGGAAATGGCATATTGTCAACATCGGCCTGCAAGTGCCTGTGGCCTATGTCTTTGCTATGACCAATTCATTTTAACACAGCACATGTTAAGATCCTATCGATCTACTGTGAAAAATGTTGTCAATGCAGTTTGAGTTGCCAGTGTGTCATTTGCACTAGATGCCTGTGTGATAAAGAGCTATTGTTGTCTCTAAAACAATCCGTGAGCCACATCGTTGTACATGTTTCCTTCACTCATTAATGTGGACTCAATCTCACATACCTGCTTCACAATTTCTCACAAAAGCACCAAATGTGGATTAAACTGAAAATAATGACCAATAAAccgtttcttcctttttgggtAACATTACCAATCACAGTGACCAGCTGTTCACGATGTttcgttttttaaataatgaaacgTTTAAAGATTTACATCTGTAGGGCAACCAATAAACTTGAGGCTGAGAGCCATCAAAGTTGCAAAGcattgagagaaccattaacaCTATAGGGTTTGAGATACGttgaaaatgacaaaaataaagaataaagctgAAGTTTAGTTTTGACCTGATTCTTATTTTGCTCGATTTTCTTCTATGTACCAATATTTTTTGTCAAAATCTTGTAAAATCCTTCACTcaagtatattaaatatatttcttgCTAGATGTGATTCTAAAACCAAACAAAAGTGATCAAATAAAAATCCAGTGTTTTAGCCCATACTGAGAGGACTACCTATTGTAGGATGACACAGGTCTGAAGATCGGGCCTCTCTGTGTTTAAATGTTTCTGTTGAAAAACTGCCATTTGAGTTCACAGTCTCTCTCAAACCTTCAGGGAACATGGATGATAATTCTTTGAAATTAGTGGAAGTTTATGACTTAAGAAAGATATCTTTACAAAACATCATCCAAAGTCCTAAATAAACTCTAAAACTCTGCCCACCCTTTCTTGGTAGCATGATTATACCACCCCTGTTGTACAGAACCTCCACTAG
The Pseudoliparis swirei isolate HS2019 ecotype Mariana Trench chromosome 16, NWPU_hadal_v1, whole genome shotgun sequence DNA segment above includes these coding regions:
- the rrp15 gene encoding RRP15-like protein, which translates into the protein MMAALVKTHVQSPGVDAHPECGDDDDQSVSEGGSAEESSGDEANDEGDSDGDSEGGSDGEEAEEEAVEGDASNANAGWADAMAKILGKKTPESRTSILVKNKELDKMKEKEKKEQLERKKQVDKKRVWEMMAREKPDVVKDRETEKALQRIATRGVVQLFNAVRKHQKTIDIKLKEVGGSERKKAKFLSSVSKKDFIDVLRRTEGGSGASSKTEDTAAAAAEDQSSWKVLSDDFMMGATMKDWDKEEDDTANKD